ATATAATATCCAACTGCGGGAACAGTAGAGGAAAAGATAAATGAAGGTAATTGAATTCCTTGTAAGGCAAAGCTGACCATGAGGGAAAAACGAGGAGTCGTTTACATGACGGAGAACACCACACGCAATCATGTTTCACAAGAAAAATTGCCGGTTTCCATCGCGCAATTTATCGAAAATATGAAGAGTCGATTCGGGCAGAGCGGAGATATCATATACAGAGAGTTAATTGTGGGGGCTATCCCTACGGTGATGGTTTACATTGAAGGGATGGGAGATCCTCATCTTTTAATAGAAGCAATTCATAAGGATTTACCGCTATTCATTGAATTCCCCTATCAAACCCCGGAAGAACGTATGAGAATGCTGAAGGAACTGACGATAACGATGGGGAAAGTGGGGGAAGCCCGAACCTATCAAGAGGTTGAAAAGAAACTGTTGTCCGGGAATACGATCGTCTTCATGGATGGAACATCCACCTCGCTCTATGTGGGTACTGAAACACTGAAGCAGCGCGCAGTTGAAGACGCGACTTCTCAATCCGTGGTAAGAGGTCCGAGGGAAGGTTTTACTGAATCCCTCCGCGAGAATACGGCCTTAGTCCGACGGAGAATTCAGAGCCCTAAGCTGCGCATTGAAGAAAGAACTGTAGGCGAGCACACCAATACGCAATTGGCCGTGATGTACATGGACGGTTTATGTGATGTCGATGTACTCAATGAGCTGCGCAGAAGACTGAATGCAATCAAGCTGGACAGCGTCCTGGAGAGCAATTATATCGAAGAGATGATACAGGACCATCGATACAGTCCTTTTCCGACGGTATATAATTCAGAGCGGCCCGATGTTATTGCTTC
This Paenibacillus sp. JZ16 DNA region includes the following protein-coding sequences:
- a CDS encoding spore germination protein — its product is MTENTTRNHVSQEKLPVSIAQFIENMKSRFGQSGDIIYRELIVGAIPTVMVYIEGMGDPHLLIEAIHKDLPLFIEFPYQTPEERMRMLKELTITMGKVGEARTYQEVEKKLLSGNTIVFMDGTSTSLYVGTETLKQRAVEDATSQSVVRGPREGFTESLRENTALVRRRIQSPKLRIEERTVGEHTNTQLAVMYMDGLCDVDVLNELRRRLNAIKLDSVLESNYIEEMIQDHRYSPFPTVYNSERPDVIASAVLEGRVAIFVEGTPFVLVVPALFVQLFQSSEDYYQRWDFASLVRLLRYLCFGIALLTPSLYIAITTFHQEMLPTNLLTSLIGQREGVPFPAFIEALIMEITFEILREAGIRLPKSIGQSVSIVGTLVIGQAAVEAGLVSAAMVIVVSMTAIANFALPAFNIGISVRILRFGLMGIAASFGLYGMIIGMIMIGLHLCSLQSMGVPYMSSFAPIRWRSQKDALLRLSRHSMKKYLSKSKT